A portion of the Meriones unguiculatus strain TT.TT164.6M chromosome 11, Bangor_MerUng_6.1, whole genome shotgun sequence genome contains these proteins:
- the Trim41 gene encoding E3 ubiquitin-protein ligase TRIM41 isoform X2: MAAVAMTPNPVQTLQEEAVCAICLDYFTDPVSIGCGHNFCRVCVTQLWGGEDEEDRDELDREEEEEDVGEEEEVEAVGAGGGWDTPMRDEDYEGDMEEEAEEEEEGVFWSSGLGGSNWDNMDYVWEEEEEEEDLDYYLEDVEELRGEDEDEEEEVLEEDEEEELDPITQIPPPPPAPRRCFTCPQCRKSFPRRSFRPNLQLANMVQVIRQMHPTPGRGSRVNEQGICPRHQEALKLFCEVDEEAICVVCRESRSHKQHSVVPLEEVVQEYKAKLQRHVEPLRKHLEAVQKMKAKEERRVTELKSQMKSELAAVASEFGRLTRFLAEEQAGLERRLREMHEAQLGRAGAAASRLEEQAAQLSRLLAEAQERSQQGGLRLLQDIKETFNRCEEIQLQPPEIWSPDPCQPHSHDFLTDAIVRKMSRMFCQAARVDLTLDPDTAHPALMLSPDRRGVRLADRRQEVPEHSKRFSADCCVLGAQGFRSGRHYWEVEVGGRRGWAVGAARESTHHKEKVGSGGSSVSSGDASSSRHHHRRRRLHLPQQLLLQREVWCVGTHGKRYQAQSSTEQTLLSPCEKPRRFGVYLDYEAGRLGFYNADTLAHVHTFSAAFLGERVFPFFRVLSKGTRIKLCP; this comes from the exons ATGGCTGCCGTTGCCATGACACCCAACCCTGTGCAGACCCTTCAGGAGGAGGCGGTGTGCGCCATCTGCCTCGATTACTTCACGGACCCCGTGTCCATCGGCTGCGGGCACAACTTCTGCCGAGTGTGTGTAACCCagttgtggggtggggaggatgaGGAGGACAGAGATGAGTTGGatcgggaggaggaggaggaggacgtcggagaggaggaagaagtggaGGCTGTCGGGGCGGGCGGGGGTTGGGACACCCCCATGCGAGATGAAGATTATGAAGGTGACATGGAGGAAGAGGccgaggaggaagaggaaggtgtgTTCTGGAGCAGCGGTTTAGGCGGGTCCAACTGGGACAACATGGACTatgtgtgggaggaggaggaggaggaggaagatctGGACTATTACCTGGAGGACGTGGAGGAACTGAGGGGGGAAgatgaggatgaagaggaggaagtgctggaggaagatgaggaagaggagctgGACCCAATCACCCAAATTCCACCGCCACCTCCCGCCCCTCGGAGGTGCTTCACCTGTCCCCAGTGTCGAAAAAGTTTTCCTCGGCGGAGCTTCCGCCCCAACCTGCAGTTGGCCAACATGGTCCAGGTGATCCGTCAGATGCATCCCACCCCTGGCCGAGGAAGTCGAGTGAATGAACAGGGCATCTGTCCGAGACACCAGGAAGCCCTGAAGCTGTTCTGCGAGGTGGATGAAGAAGCCATCTGTGTGGTGTGCAGAGAATCCAGGAGTCACAAACAGCACAGTGTGGTGCCATTGGAGGAGGTGGTGCAGGAGTACAAG GCCAAGCTACAAAGGCACGTGGAACCACTTAGGAAGCACTTAGAGGCTGTGCAGAAGATGAAGGCCAAGGAGGAGAGGCGGGTAACAGAGTTGAAG AGTCAGATGAAGTCAGAGCTGGCAGCTGTGGCCTCAGAGTTTGGGCGGCTAACACGCTTTCTGGCTGAAGAGCAAGCGGGACTAGAACGGCGCCTCCGGGAGATGCACGAAGCTCAGCTGGGACgagcaggagcagcagccagTCGTCTTGAGGAGCAGGCTGCCCAGCTAAGTCGCCTGCTTGCTGAGGCCCAGGAACGGAGCCAGCAGGGGGGCCTGCGGCTACTGCAA GACATCAAGGAGACTTTCAATAG GTGTGAAGAGATACAGTTGCAGCCCCCAGAGATTTGGTCTCCTGACCCATGCCAACCCCATAGCCACGACTTCCTGACTGATGCCATCGTGAGGAAAATGAGCCGGATGTTCTGTCAGGCTGCAAGAG TGGACCTGACGCTGGACCCTGACACAGCTCATCCAGCCCTGATGTTGTCCCCTGATCGTCGTGGGGTCCGCCTAGCAGACCGTCGGCAGGAGGTTCCTGAACATTCCAAGCGCTTCTCAGCTGACTGCTGTGTACTGGGGGCCCAGGGCTTTCGCTCTGGTCGGCACTACTGGGAAGTAGAGGTGGGTGGGCGGCGGGGCTGGGCAGTTGGTGCTGCCCGTGAATCAACCCATCATAAAGAAAAAGTGGGTTCTGGGGGTTCCTCTGTTAGCAGCGGGGATGCCAGCTCCTCACGCCATCACCACCGTCGCCGCCGCCTTCACCTGCCTcagcagctcctgctccagcGGGAAGTGTGGTGTGTGGGCACCCACGGCAAACGATACCAAGCACAGAGCTCAACAGAGCAGACACTGCTGAGCCCATGCGAGAAACCACGGCGCTTTGGCGTATACCTGGACTATGAGGCTGGGCGCCTGGGCTTCTACAATGCAGATACCTTAGCCCACGTGCACACTTTTTCAGCTGCCTTCCTCGGCGAGCGAGTCTTCCCTTTCTTCCGGGTGCTTTCCAAGGGTACCCGAATCAAGCTTTGCCCTTGA
- the Trim41 gene encoding E3 ubiquitin-protein ligase TRIM41 isoform X1, with protein MAAVAMTPNPVQTLQEEAVCAICLDYFTDPVSIGCGHNFCRVCVTQLWGGEDEEDRDELDREEEEEDVGEEEEVEAVGAGGGWDTPMRDEDYEGDMEEEAEEEEEGVFWSSGLGGSNWDNMDYVWEEEEEEEDLDYYLEDVEELRGEDEDEEEEVLEEDEEEELDPITQIPPPPPAPRRCFTCPQCRKSFPRRSFRPNLQLANMVQVIRQMHPTPGRGSRVNEQGICPRHQEALKLFCEVDEEAICVVCRESRSHKQHSVVPLEEVVQEYKAKLQRHVEPLRKHLEAVQKMKAKEERRVTELKNGVSMPASASSQSQMKSELAAVASEFGRLTRFLAEEQAGLERRLREMHEAQLGRAGAAASRLEEQAAQLSRLLAEAQERSQQGGLRLLQDIKETFNRCEEIQLQPPEIWSPDPCQPHSHDFLTDAIVRKMSRMFCQAARVDLTLDPDTAHPALMLSPDRRGVRLADRRQEVPEHSKRFSADCCVLGAQGFRSGRHYWEVEVGGRRGWAVGAARESTHHKEKVGSGGSSVSSGDASSSRHHHRRRRLHLPQQLLLQREVWCVGTHGKRYQAQSSTEQTLLSPCEKPRRFGVYLDYEAGRLGFYNADTLAHVHTFSAAFLGERVFPFFRVLSKGTRIKLCP; from the exons ATGGCTGCCGTTGCCATGACACCCAACCCTGTGCAGACCCTTCAGGAGGAGGCGGTGTGCGCCATCTGCCTCGATTACTTCACGGACCCCGTGTCCATCGGCTGCGGGCACAACTTCTGCCGAGTGTGTGTAACCCagttgtggggtggggaggatgaGGAGGACAGAGATGAGTTGGatcgggaggaggaggaggaggacgtcggagaggaggaagaagtggaGGCTGTCGGGGCGGGCGGGGGTTGGGACACCCCCATGCGAGATGAAGATTATGAAGGTGACATGGAGGAAGAGGccgaggaggaagaggaaggtgtgTTCTGGAGCAGCGGTTTAGGCGGGTCCAACTGGGACAACATGGACTatgtgtgggaggaggaggaggaggaggaagatctGGACTATTACCTGGAGGACGTGGAGGAACTGAGGGGGGAAgatgaggatgaagaggaggaagtgctggaggaagatgaggaagaggagctgGACCCAATCACCCAAATTCCACCGCCACCTCCCGCCCCTCGGAGGTGCTTCACCTGTCCCCAGTGTCGAAAAAGTTTTCCTCGGCGGAGCTTCCGCCCCAACCTGCAGTTGGCCAACATGGTCCAGGTGATCCGTCAGATGCATCCCACCCCTGGCCGAGGAAGTCGAGTGAATGAACAGGGCATCTGTCCGAGACACCAGGAAGCCCTGAAGCTGTTCTGCGAGGTGGATGAAGAAGCCATCTGTGTGGTGTGCAGAGAATCCAGGAGTCACAAACAGCACAGTGTGGTGCCATTGGAGGAGGTGGTGCAGGAGTACAAG GCCAAGCTACAAAGGCACGTGGAACCACTTAGGAAGCACTTAGAGGCTGTGCAGAAGATGAAGGCCAAGGAGGAGAGGCGGGTAACAGAGTTGAAG aaTGGTGTCTCCATGCCTGCCTCTGCGTCTTCCCAGAGTCAGATGAAGTCAGAGCTGGCAGCTGTGGCCTCAGAGTTTGGGCGGCTAACACGCTTTCTGGCTGAAGAGCAAGCGGGACTAGAACGGCGCCTCCGGGAGATGCACGAAGCTCAGCTGGGACgagcaggagcagcagccagTCGTCTTGAGGAGCAGGCTGCCCAGCTAAGTCGCCTGCTTGCTGAGGCCCAGGAACGGAGCCAGCAGGGGGGCCTGCGGCTACTGCAA GACATCAAGGAGACTTTCAATAG GTGTGAAGAGATACAGTTGCAGCCCCCAGAGATTTGGTCTCCTGACCCATGCCAACCCCATAGCCACGACTTCCTGACTGATGCCATCGTGAGGAAAATGAGCCGGATGTTCTGTCAGGCTGCAAGAG TGGACCTGACGCTGGACCCTGACACAGCTCATCCAGCCCTGATGTTGTCCCCTGATCGTCGTGGGGTCCGCCTAGCAGACCGTCGGCAGGAGGTTCCTGAACATTCCAAGCGCTTCTCAGCTGACTGCTGTGTACTGGGGGCCCAGGGCTTTCGCTCTGGTCGGCACTACTGGGAAGTAGAGGTGGGTGGGCGGCGGGGCTGGGCAGTTGGTGCTGCCCGTGAATCAACCCATCATAAAGAAAAAGTGGGTTCTGGGGGTTCCTCTGTTAGCAGCGGGGATGCCAGCTCCTCACGCCATCACCACCGTCGCCGCCGCCTTCACCTGCCTcagcagctcctgctccagcGGGAAGTGTGGTGTGTGGGCACCCACGGCAAACGATACCAAGCACAGAGCTCAACAGAGCAGACACTGCTGAGCCCATGCGAGAAACCACGGCGCTTTGGCGTATACCTGGACTATGAGGCTGGGCGCCTGGGCTTCTACAATGCAGATACCTTAGCCCACGTGCACACTTTTTCAGCTGCCTTCCTCGGCGAGCGAGTCTTCCCTTTCTTCCGGGTGCTTTCCAAGGGTACCCGAATCAAGCTTTGCCCTTGA
- the Trim41 gene encoding E3 ubiquitin-protein ligase TRIM41 isoform X3: MAAVAMTPNPVQTLQEEAVCAICLDYFTDPVSIGCGHNFCRVCVTQLWGGEDEEDRDELDREEEEEDVGEEEEVEAVGAGGGWDTPMRDEDYEGDMEEEAEEEEEGVFWSSGLGGSNWDNMDYVWEEEEEEEDLDYYLEDVEELRGEDEDEEEEVLEEDEEEELDPITQIPPPPPAPRRCFTCPQCRKSFPRRSFRPNLQLANMVQVIRQMHPTPGRGSRVNEQGICPRHQEALKLFCEVDEEAICVVCRESRSHKQHSVVPLEEVVQEYKSQMKSELAAVASEFGRLTRFLAEEQAGLERRLREMHEAQLGRAGAAASRLEEQAAQLSRLLAEAQERSQQGGLRLLQDIKETFNRCEEIQLQPPEIWSPDPCQPHSHDFLTDAIVRKMSRMFCQAARVDLTLDPDTAHPALMLSPDRRGVRLADRRQEVPEHSKRFSADCCVLGAQGFRSGRHYWEVEVGGRRGWAVGAARESTHHKEKVGSGGSSVSSGDASSSRHHHRRRRLHLPQQLLLQREVWCVGTHGKRYQAQSSTEQTLLSPCEKPRRFGVYLDYEAGRLGFYNADTLAHVHTFSAAFLGERVFPFFRVLSKGTRIKLCP, from the exons ATGGCTGCCGTTGCCATGACACCCAACCCTGTGCAGACCCTTCAGGAGGAGGCGGTGTGCGCCATCTGCCTCGATTACTTCACGGACCCCGTGTCCATCGGCTGCGGGCACAACTTCTGCCGAGTGTGTGTAACCCagttgtggggtggggaggatgaGGAGGACAGAGATGAGTTGGatcgggaggaggaggaggaggacgtcggagaggaggaagaagtggaGGCTGTCGGGGCGGGCGGGGGTTGGGACACCCCCATGCGAGATGAAGATTATGAAGGTGACATGGAGGAAGAGGccgaggaggaagaggaaggtgtgTTCTGGAGCAGCGGTTTAGGCGGGTCCAACTGGGACAACATGGACTatgtgtgggaggaggaggaggaggaggaagatctGGACTATTACCTGGAGGACGTGGAGGAACTGAGGGGGGAAgatgaggatgaagaggaggaagtgctggaggaagatgaggaagaggagctgGACCCAATCACCCAAATTCCACCGCCACCTCCCGCCCCTCGGAGGTGCTTCACCTGTCCCCAGTGTCGAAAAAGTTTTCCTCGGCGGAGCTTCCGCCCCAACCTGCAGTTGGCCAACATGGTCCAGGTGATCCGTCAGATGCATCCCACCCCTGGCCGAGGAAGTCGAGTGAATGAACAGGGCATCTGTCCGAGACACCAGGAAGCCCTGAAGCTGTTCTGCGAGGTGGATGAAGAAGCCATCTGTGTGGTGTGCAGAGAATCCAGGAGTCACAAACAGCACAGTGTGGTGCCATTGGAGGAGGTGGTGCAGGAGTACAAG AGTCAGATGAAGTCAGAGCTGGCAGCTGTGGCCTCAGAGTTTGGGCGGCTAACACGCTTTCTGGCTGAAGAGCAAGCGGGACTAGAACGGCGCCTCCGGGAGATGCACGAAGCTCAGCTGGGACgagcaggagcagcagccagTCGTCTTGAGGAGCAGGCTGCCCAGCTAAGTCGCCTGCTTGCTGAGGCCCAGGAACGGAGCCAGCAGGGGGGCCTGCGGCTACTGCAA GACATCAAGGAGACTTTCAATAG GTGTGAAGAGATACAGTTGCAGCCCCCAGAGATTTGGTCTCCTGACCCATGCCAACCCCATAGCCACGACTTCCTGACTGATGCCATCGTGAGGAAAATGAGCCGGATGTTCTGTCAGGCTGCAAGAG TGGACCTGACGCTGGACCCTGACACAGCTCATCCAGCCCTGATGTTGTCCCCTGATCGTCGTGGGGTCCGCCTAGCAGACCGTCGGCAGGAGGTTCCTGAACATTCCAAGCGCTTCTCAGCTGACTGCTGTGTACTGGGGGCCCAGGGCTTTCGCTCTGGTCGGCACTACTGGGAAGTAGAGGTGGGTGGGCGGCGGGGCTGGGCAGTTGGTGCTGCCCGTGAATCAACCCATCATAAAGAAAAAGTGGGTTCTGGGGGTTCCTCTGTTAGCAGCGGGGATGCCAGCTCCTCACGCCATCACCACCGTCGCCGCCGCCTTCACCTGCCTcagcagctcctgctccagcGGGAAGTGTGGTGTGTGGGCACCCACGGCAAACGATACCAAGCACAGAGCTCAACAGAGCAGACACTGCTGAGCCCATGCGAGAAACCACGGCGCTTTGGCGTATACCTGGACTATGAGGCTGGGCGCCTGGGCTTCTACAATGCAGATACCTTAGCCCACGTGCACACTTTTTCAGCTGCCTTCCTCGGCGAGCGAGTCTTCCCTTTCTTCCGGGTGCTTTCCAAGGGTACCCGAATCAAGCTTTGCCCTTGA